The proteins below come from a single Xiphophorus hellerii strain 12219 chromosome 14, Xiphophorus_hellerii-4.1, whole genome shotgun sequence genomic window:
- the LOC116732803 gene encoding uncharacterized protein LOC116732803 isoform X2 — MLRLLLLFLSAAMLLPGAADQLAVFASNTEVDISSCPITYFGQKYEQLYLNFNSDNFVLCFTGFYEPQGRGDCLVAPQTDNTQFYLQSVPDYVELQNIVQNLPSIKNTGECYMFFMNSAYTFLLVNFGSQSAFMNVDQPVFTDFLVDGNKVFPPSVANQQAYADLSGCRSSGVLFRPGDVSSDPITCRTLTCSQSAVLQKTSCGPTERCQGNGVCSSASSLGSVCTVTGPAVVDFQGQQNSVKDRCWYSLLRIPSGPDFQVLAHFQERRRKDVSFLDGVTLRLNGFTSAVDIQLKQGGRVLLNGSPLTLSGSVQTGHGVKLSKDQTGVTVQASLSDFSASVFFDGSTAQIHLKGSDGLPLQGLCGNASRSLSEERLSEDGSTSCEAQYTDATDTTTSCTKMAERCSLLKEAPFSSCGVDPEPYMAACTDTLCRYSDLDGLSCRFLEAYARACSLQSSAAPEDWRSKAQCSPPGAVCQDRTCSDHEFCGEKTAGGETRCFCRAIFASKYRQTNSLGDPPVCRQSSTSLSLVGCLLEDKGIDYSDLQLKDPTCRGQMDQQTHMVTFSFNSTNLCGTEVTTNKSQTIYKNTIMTQNLSSGGITRQDQVYIGFSCVETQPDIQTVAFRIKDRRVVELGDADLSGPSLELLPSSAWLGLPR; from the exons ATGCTccgcctcctgctcctcttcctctctgctgccatGTTGCTGCCAG gaGCTGCTGACCAGCTTGCAGTATTTGCTAGTAACACAGAGGTGGACATCAGCTCATGCCCCATCACGTACTTTGGACAGAAATACGAACAACTTTAT ctgAACTTCAACAGTGACAACTTTGTTCTCTGTTTCACCGGCTTTTATGAGCCTCAGGGCAGAGGAGACTGCTTGGTGGCGCCTCAAACAGACAACACACAGTTTTATCTTCAAAGTGTGCCTGACTATGTTGAACTGCAAAACATCGTCCAGAATCTGCCAAGCATTAAGAACACTGGGGAGTGCTACATGTTCTTTATGAACTCTGCA tACACTTTTCTTCTAGTAAACTTTGGATCACAAAGTGCTTTTATGAATGTAGACCAACCAGTG TTCACTGATTTTCTGGTGGATGGAAACAAAGTTTTCCCTCCGAGTGTTGCAAACCAGCAAGCCTACGCAGATCTGAGCGGCTGCAGGTCATCAG GCGTTCTGTTCAGACCTGGAGACGTCAGCTCTGATCCAATAACCTGCAGGACTCTCACCTGTTCTCAGTCTGCAGTCCTCCAGAAAACCAGCTGTGGGCCCACGGAGCGTTGTCAAGGCAACGGCGT ctgctcctctgcctcctcgtTGGGCTCCGTCTGCACGGTGACGGGTCCGGCTGTGGTGGACTTCCAGGGCCAGCAGAACTCTGTGAAGGACCGGTGCTGGTACTCTCTGCTGAGGATCCCATCAGGCCCAGACTTCCAGGTTCTGGCCCACTTCCAGGAGCGGCGCCGTAAAGACGTGAGCTTCCTGGACGGCGTGACGCTGCGACTGAACGGGTTCACATCGGCCGTTGACATCCAGCTGAAACAAGGAGGCAGAGTTCTG CTGAACGGCTCGCCGCTGACCCTCAGCGGCTCGGTTCAGACGGGTCACGGTGTGAAGCTCTCCAAGGACCAAACTGGAGTCACTGTCCAGGCGTCCCTGTCCGACTTCTCTGCTTCTGTCTTCTTTGACGGCTCCACGGCTCAGATCCACCTGAAAG GTTCTGATGGACTGCCTCTGCAGGGTCTGTGTGGAAACGCCAGCAGGTCTCTGAGTGAAGAGCGGCTCTCTGAGGACGGCTCCACCAG CTGTGAGGCGCAGTACACCGACGCTACTGACACAACCACCAGCTGCACCAAGATGGCTGAACG CTGTAGCCTCCTGAAGGAGgcgcccttctcctcctgcggcGTGGACCCGGAGCCCTACATGGCCGCCTGCACAGACACTTTGTGCCGCTATTCGGATCTGGACGGCCTCAGCTGTCGGTTCCTGGAGGCCTACGCCAGAGCCTGCAGCCTGCAGAGCAGCGCCGCACCGGAGGACTGGAGGTCCAAGGCTCAGTGCT cgccccctggggCCGTCTGTCAGGACAGGACCTGCAGCGATCACGAGTTCTGTGGAGAGAAGacagctggaggagaaactCGCTGCTTCTGTCGGGCCATTTTTGCCTCCAAGTACAGACAGACGAACTCTTTGG GTGATCCGCCGGTCTGCAGGCAGAGCtctacttctctctctctggtcgGGTGTCTCCTGGAGGACAAAGGCATCGACTACTCTGACTTACAGCTCAAAGATCCGACCTGCAGAGGTCAGATGGACCAGCAGACCCACATGGTGACCTTCAGCTTCAACAGCACCAACCTCTGTGGGACTGAGGTCACG accAACAAAAGCCAAACCATCTACAAGAACACCATCATGACACAGAACCTCTCCTCTGGAGGAATCACTCGCCAAGACCAGGTCTACATCGGGTTTTCCTGCGTTGAGACCCAGCCGGACATACAGACGGTGGCTTTCAGGATCAAAGACAG ACGTGTGGTGGAACTCGGAGACGCAGATCTGTCCGGTCCCagtctggagctgctgccttcaTCAGCATGGCTTGGACTGCCTAG GTGA
- the LOC116732803 gene encoding alpha-tectorin-like isoform X1 — protein sequence MLRLLLLFLSAAMLLPGAADQLAVFASNTEVDISSCPITYFGQKYEQLYLNFNSDNFVLCFTGFYEPQGRGDCLVAPQTDNTQFYLQSVPDYVELQNIVQNLPSIKNTGECYMFFMNSAYTFLLVNFGSQSAFMNVDQPVFTDFLVDGNKVFPPSVANQQAYADLSGCRSSGVLFRPGDVSSDPITCRTLTCSQSAVLQKTSCGPTERCQGNGVCSSASSLGSVCTVTGPAVVDFQGQQNSVKDRCWYSLLRIPSGPDFQVLAHFQERRRKDVSFLDGVTLRLNGFTSAVDIQLKQGGRVLLNGSPLTLSGSVQTGHGVKLSKDQTGVTVQASLSDFSASVFFDGSTAQIHLKGSDGLPLQGLCGNASRSLSEERLSEDGSTSCEAQYTDATDTTTSCTKMAERCSLLKEAPFSSCGVDPEPYMAACTDTLCRYSDLDGLSCRFLEAYARACSLQSSAAPEDWRSKAQCSPPGAVCQDRTCSDHEFCGEKTAGGETRCFCRAIFASKYRQTNSLGDPPVCRQSSTSLSLVGCLLEDKGIDYSDLQLKDPTCRGQMDQQTHMVTFSFNSTNLCGTEVTTNKSQTIYKNTIMTQNLSSGGITRQDQVYIGFSCVETQPDIQTVAFRIKDSSVVQFISSGLWNYSLTMKAYTDAHRTQAVASNTKVRLNQKIWVELDANGLNESLVALVMDSCWATDKESANASRKHYLIKNGCPNPEDQTVSMEANGKGTSNSFSFNMFQFIGSSAEVYLHCKLQLCNKQENTCVKTCGGTRRRRSVRSQSGAAAFISMAWTA from the exons ATGCTccgcctcctgctcctcttcctctctgctgccatGTTGCTGCCAG gaGCTGCTGACCAGCTTGCAGTATTTGCTAGTAACACAGAGGTGGACATCAGCTCATGCCCCATCACGTACTTTGGACAGAAATACGAACAACTTTAT ctgAACTTCAACAGTGACAACTTTGTTCTCTGTTTCACCGGCTTTTATGAGCCTCAGGGCAGAGGAGACTGCTTGGTGGCGCCTCAAACAGACAACACACAGTTTTATCTTCAAAGTGTGCCTGACTATGTTGAACTGCAAAACATCGTCCAGAATCTGCCAAGCATTAAGAACACTGGGGAGTGCTACATGTTCTTTATGAACTCTGCA tACACTTTTCTTCTAGTAAACTTTGGATCACAAAGTGCTTTTATGAATGTAGACCAACCAGTG TTCACTGATTTTCTGGTGGATGGAAACAAAGTTTTCCCTCCGAGTGTTGCAAACCAGCAAGCCTACGCAGATCTGAGCGGCTGCAGGTCATCAG GCGTTCTGTTCAGACCTGGAGACGTCAGCTCTGATCCAATAACCTGCAGGACTCTCACCTGTTCTCAGTCTGCAGTCCTCCAGAAAACCAGCTGTGGGCCCACGGAGCGTTGTCAAGGCAACGGCGT ctgctcctctgcctcctcgtTGGGCTCCGTCTGCACGGTGACGGGTCCGGCTGTGGTGGACTTCCAGGGCCAGCAGAACTCTGTGAAGGACCGGTGCTGGTACTCTCTGCTGAGGATCCCATCAGGCCCAGACTTCCAGGTTCTGGCCCACTTCCAGGAGCGGCGCCGTAAAGACGTGAGCTTCCTGGACGGCGTGACGCTGCGACTGAACGGGTTCACATCGGCCGTTGACATCCAGCTGAAACAAGGAGGCAGAGTTCTG CTGAACGGCTCGCCGCTGACCCTCAGCGGCTCGGTTCAGACGGGTCACGGTGTGAAGCTCTCCAAGGACCAAACTGGAGTCACTGTCCAGGCGTCCCTGTCCGACTTCTCTGCTTCTGTCTTCTTTGACGGCTCCACGGCTCAGATCCACCTGAAAG GTTCTGATGGACTGCCTCTGCAGGGTCTGTGTGGAAACGCCAGCAGGTCTCTGAGTGAAGAGCGGCTCTCTGAGGACGGCTCCACCAG CTGTGAGGCGCAGTACACCGACGCTACTGACACAACCACCAGCTGCACCAAGATGGCTGAACG CTGTAGCCTCCTGAAGGAGgcgcccttctcctcctgcggcGTGGACCCGGAGCCCTACATGGCCGCCTGCACAGACACTTTGTGCCGCTATTCGGATCTGGACGGCCTCAGCTGTCGGTTCCTGGAGGCCTACGCCAGAGCCTGCAGCCTGCAGAGCAGCGCCGCACCGGAGGACTGGAGGTCCAAGGCTCAGTGCT cgccccctggggCCGTCTGTCAGGACAGGACCTGCAGCGATCACGAGTTCTGTGGAGAGAAGacagctggaggagaaactCGCTGCTTCTGTCGGGCCATTTTTGCCTCCAAGTACAGACAGACGAACTCTTTGG GTGATCCGCCGGTCTGCAGGCAGAGCtctacttctctctctctggtcgGGTGTCTCCTGGAGGACAAAGGCATCGACTACTCTGACTTACAGCTCAAAGATCCGACCTGCAGAGGTCAGATGGACCAGCAGACCCACATGGTGACCTTCAGCTTCAACAGCACCAACCTCTGTGGGACTGAGGTCACG accAACAAAAGCCAAACCATCTACAAGAACACCATCATGACACAGAACCTCTCCTCTGGAGGAATCACTCGCCAAGACCAGGTCTACATCGGGTTTTCCTGCGTTGAGACCCAGCCGGACATACAGACGGTGGCTTTCAGGATCAAAGACAG ctctgtggttCAGTTCATCTCATCCGGACTTTGGAATTACTCTCTGACCATGAAGGCCTACACCGACGCCCACCGAACTCAAGCTGTGGCCTCAAACACCAAAGTTCGCCTGAACCAGAAGATCTGGGTGGAGCTGGACGCCAACGGCCTGAATGAAAGCCTGGTTGCCTTGGTGATGGACTCCTGCTGGGCGACGGACAAGGAATCGGCCAACGCTAGCCGTAAACATTACCTGATCAAGAACGG TTGTCCAAACCCTGAGGACCAGACGGTGAGCATGGAGGCAAACGGAAAGGGAACCTCCAACTCCTTCTCCTTCAACATGTTCCAGTTCATTGGGAGCTCAGCTGAGGTCTACCTGCActgcaaactgcagctctgcAACAAACAGGAGAACACCTGCGTCAAG ACGTGTGGTGGAACTCGGAGACGCAGATCTGTCCGGTCCCagtctggagctgctgccttcaTCAGCATGGCTTGGACTGCCTAG